One window from the genome of Megalobrama amblycephala isolate DHTTF-2021 linkage group LG4, ASM1881202v1, whole genome shotgun sequence encodes:
- the selenow1 gene encoding selenoprotein W, 1 — protein MTVKVHIVYCGGUGYRPKFTKLKTLLEDEFPGELEITGEGTPSTTGWLEVEVNGKLVHSKKNGDGFVDTDSKFRAIVTAIEQAMGK, from the exons ATGACCGTCAAAGTGCATATCGTTTACTG TGGTGGATGAGGGTACAGGCCCAAG TTCACCAAACTCAAGACGTTGCTTGAGGATGAATTCCCAGGCGAACTTGAGATC ACTGGTGAGGGCACTCCCTCAACCACTGGCTGGCTTGAGGTGGAAGTAAATGGCAAGTTGGTGCACTCAAAGAAG AATGGAGATGGGTTTGTTGACACAGACTCGAAGTTCAGAGCCATTGTGACTGCCATTGAGCAGGCCATGGGGAAATGA